DNA sequence from the Novipirellula galeiformis genome:
GAATACCTGATTCCCTCGGGCGTTGATATCAGTGATCGCTACGCAGCGCAGATGCGTCTCATTGACAGCGAGCGACGGATGTCGATGGCACTCAAGGCCGGCAACATGGCCGCCTGGGAATGGACCCCAGAGAAGAGCATTTGGGAAAACTCGCTCTTTGAATTGCTGGGGATACCTCGCCAGGAAAACCCCTCGTCGGATTTATTCTTTCGCAGCGTCCACCCTGATGACGCTCCCGCGCTCCGATCGATCTGGTCGGCTGCCACCGAAAAGGGCGAAAACTATGAAACCGAATTCCGGATCATTCGCCCCAACGGCGACGTGATCTGGTTGGCCGCGGTCGGTACCATCATCTGCAACGAACAAGGCGACATCACCCGGATGCATGGTCTCAATTGGGACACGACTGACAAAAAGGAATCCGAGCGACGAATTCTCGCCAGCGAAGAACGATTGCGATTAGCACTCAGCGCTGCGGAGCTAAAACTATGGCAATGGCACGTCCACGCGGATGAGTTCTATCGGGCCGGTGAGCTAAGTGAATACTCGGGATTGGAGTCGGCTAAACCAATCGGCGGCCTTGACGCATTCCTTGATCTGGTTCATCCCGATGATCAACACCATGTCGAACAAGCATTGCGAGACAGCCTGGAAAAAGGCACACCCTACCGATGCGAGTACCGCATTCGTCGTTCTTCCAAAGCCTATCGATGGGTGATGTCGCTAGCACACCTTTCGCTCAAAGACAGCCAATCACCGCTGCAAATGATTGGCATCGAGTTGGACATCACGACGCGACGTGAATCGGAAGAAGCAATCAAATCGGCACTCGAAAATTACGAAAGCAGCAATACGAAACTACAGGGCATCTTCGATGTAACCCTGATCTTTGTCGGAGTCATTGACCTGGATGGTAACGTGAGCGAGGTCAACGAAGCGGCCACCACGGGATGTGGTTACACTCGCGATCAAGTCATTGGCAAGAAATTCTGGGAGGGTCCCTGGTGGCGTCGATCCGCGAAGGTACGGAACTCGATTCGCGAATCGTTCCAGCGTGCTGTCGCTGGCGAAACCCTCGAAATGGAACTGGATTACTCGGTCGCCGACAACTCGAAACGGACCGTTCAATTCCGCATCGCACCGGCACGCAATGAAAAAGGCGAGGTCATGTTCGTGGTGCCCAGCGGCGTGGATATCACCGAACGAAAACACAACGAACGCGAAATCCGGCTCAGTGCTCAACGTTTAAGTGTTGCGGCGAAGTCCGCCGGGTTTGGCATGTTGCACGTCGATTTACGCACTCAGAAAGTGTTATTCTCTCCCGAATTCAAGCGAATCGTCGGCTACCCCGCGGATCACGCATTCAAACTCGAACCGAGTCAGACGCCCTCGTTTGTTTATCCCGAAGACGTCTCCGCCTATCAAAACCATTTCCAACAAGCCACCCAAACTCGCCGTCAACCGCTGACACCGCTTGATCTACGCATCATTCGCCGGGACGGGAAACTCCGCTGGGTACGTCTGCAAACCAAGACGTTATGGATTAAAGACAATGAGGGAAACAAACGCCCGTCGCAAATCATCGGCACGTTGTTAGACATTACCAATCAACATGAGTTTGAACAGTCGCTCAAGGAGGCTCGGCTCCAAGCCGTCGCCGCCAACGAATCCAAGAGTGCCTTTTTGGCGAACATGAGTCACGAAATTCGCACGCCGATGACGGCGATCTTAGGCTATGCCGATTTGATCGCCGAAAAGGTCAACGACGACGAAACGCTCGCACACGTGCGCACCATCCGACGCAACGGCGGATTCCTGCTCGATATCATTAACGACATTCTCGATTTGTCAAAAATCGAAGCTGGCAAGTTTGAAATCAGCCAACAACGATTCGCCCCCAACCACTTGGTCGAAGATGTTCGCTCGATCATGGAAGTGCGTGCGGCGGAAAGCAATTTGGAACTTGAAGTCGAATATCGCGGCAAAATCCCCGCCGAAATCATCTCCGACCCCAAACGTCTGAAACAAATCCTGATCAATCTCGTCGGAAATGCGATCAAGTTCACCCCCGCAGGAACGGTAAAAATCATCGTGCATTACGTCGATGAACCAACAGACGCGGGCTGGTTGCGAATCGAAATTGTTGACTCGGGCATCGGCATCAGCCAGCAACAACAACAGCGATTGTTCCAACCGTTCTCACAGGGCGACGGCAACGTCAATCGCGAGTTCGGAGGCACCGGACTCGGGCTGGCGATCAGCAAACGTTTGACCGAGATGTTAGGGGGTGAAATTTCCGTCAAGAGCGAACTGGGCAAAGGCAGCACGTTCACCGTAACGATCGCGACCGGCGACATTGCCGGGGTGCAAAAGATCCATCCGCAATTGACGACCCAGCCGCCTCCCAATGCGACGCCTGCGGAATCGGTGGCCTTGGATTGCCACGTTTTGGTAGTCGATGATCGTCGTGACATCCGCTTCCTCAGTAAGTCGCTGCTTAAAAAAGCAGGGGCTAAAGTCGATGAAGCCGAAGACGGTGAAGTCGCGATCCGGATGGTGGAAACGATGATCAGCCAAGGCCGATCTTACGATCTGATTCTGCTCGATATGCAAATGCCAAGACTCGATGGATATCAAACCGCCGAGCAGCTTCGCAAACTTGGATTCAGTGGCCCCATCATCGCCTTGACCGCGGACGCGATGCAAGGCGACATGACTCGCTGTATCGATAGCGGTTGCAACGACTACCTGAGTAAACCCATCAACGTTGAAAGGTTGACTCAAATGGTTTACCAATTCACCCACAAATAAATCGCAGGCGTGCAGGTCATGGCACAGCAGTTGCGTACTAGTTGCGTCCTTTAGAGGGTTGTTGAATGCCGAGCGTTGCATCGTACACGCATGGTCACGTCCAAGCATGGTCACGGTGCCTCCCTGGGGATCCCCCCCTTCTGTTTCCAACGTCAGCAGCCTGAGTCGAGCGAATTCACCTTGGAACCGGCGCGCGATCGCCGACACGCCATGCAAGATCAACTTCAGCAAATCGGAATCGTCGCGATCGCCGGTGCGCTCGGTGCGATCGTTGGCTTTGAACGTGAATTCGCCGATAAGCCTGCCGGATTGCGGACCCATATCTTCGTTGGCGCCGCGTCGGCCATGTTGATGCTATTGGGCGATGGCGTCCTCGATCAATTTCAACAGGAAGATCGCGGTGGTTTGAGCGCTGACCCGATCCGGATCATCCAAGCGATCGTCGTGGGCATCAGCTTCCTCGGTGCGGGCACGATCATCCACCACCAGGACAAACGTGTCGAAGGGCTGACCACCGCCGCTTCGATTCTATTAACAGCCGGCATCGGCATTGCCGTCGCCGTTGGACAGCTGATCTTTGCGGTCAGCATCTCCATCTTGGCTGTTCTTGTTCTCACCTTGGTCGGTGGAATCGAACGACGCATTGCGAGACATGTCCGTAAACGAACCGCGACCCGGCAATCCGAATTCAACAAACCGGCGGAGGGCGAAGAACAATTAGAACGCGACTCGCAATCGAAGCCTCCTCGACCTTTGCAGTAACGCTCCGCTCACGATACCGTCCGCTCAACGCAATTCCCGCTGCGATTGCGTGTCGTCCGTTTCCATTCGGTGTCTATTCCAATCGGGTTTCATTGGAATCAGAGTCGCCGCCAAGCAGATTCGAGACCTCTTTACTCGGACAGCCCCCACTCAGCCCGCAAGGGCGACTCGATGGGGCAACGCTAACTCGCGTTCGCCACCGCACGACGCGGTACCAAACCGGGAATCGATGAGTCGCGTTGGATCACAAAATGAATTGCAATTGGCATACGAAATGCAAATCAAAGAAGGCTTAAGGGCTCGTCAGACTGCAGAACGATTGCGGCGACCGAGTCCGATCCACACATCAAGGAACATTCTCATGAAACGCAACTCTTTGACAGCGGTAACGATGGCCTTTGCAATCGGCATGATGACCGTGAATGCCACCGCCCAGGACACGACAAACCCCGTTCGGGACAAGACGCGTGGTCCAAACGCGGGCAAGTTGGACGAAAAAACATCAGGCGCAAACATTCGTGTTAGTCAATTGATTGGCATGAACATCCAAAACGACCAAGGCGAAAGCGTGGGCGAAATCAATGACCTCGTCATTGATAGCTCCAGTGGCAAAGTACGCTACGCGGCCGTCACCTACGGCGGCATCATCGGTATCGGTAACAAGCTGTTCGCGGTCCCCTTCGAAGCTTTTCAAGTGCAGCCCGATCCCGATGATCCTGACGACTTGGATGACTACGTGTTGGTCCTCAATGTCACCCAGAAACAACTCGAAGGAGCCCAAGGCTTCGACGAAGACCATTGGCCCAACATGGCCGACAAGAACTTCGTTCGCGAACTGAATCAACGGTATGGCGTCGAGCGGAATCGGAAAAACCGCAATCGTTTACGAGGCGTTGATGTGGACGTCAATCGCAATGGAGTAGACATCGACGTGGAACGGGAGAAAAAGTAGACAACGCGCCCATTTCACCCAACGGTCGTTGACGCCATACAGCGTCGCACACGGTGCTGTATGGCGACTTTTTTTCATTCGCGAGGTTCTTCACTGGCGAGTTTTTTCACTGGCGAGGCTCTTTACGGGTGCTGTTCGGCAAGCCTTTGTCTCGGCCGACCCCCACCGGCAATCTTGCAATGCTTGCCGCAATGTCCACGACCGACCCCGCGATCGATTATTCCCCACTGGCACGCCGTGCGGGTTTTCGAAGCGGAGATTCCACCAAGCAACCCCACAAGGGAACCGATAATGAAAACGGCAACGACAGGTGTCTGCGGAACGCTAATCTTTCTAGTCATCACGATGGCAATCCCAGGCGTCGCCCAAGAAACGGAGGCGCCTCAACCGGAAACGTACATGCCCGTGGTCGTGGCCGATTTCGAAGTCATCCTTGCCAAAGACAAAGCGGAGAAATCCGCGGTAATGGCAAAACATCAATCGTTGCTCGAGCAGCGATACGACCTCGCCGATTCGCCTTCGGATGTGATGATGTCTGGAGGCCGGAAAGCGGTACAACAGGGCGTTCGCGTTAAGTTGCCCGAGGGGGTGTCCTGGTCTCAACTCAGCGTAGCCACAGCGGAGAGGGTTCGCGAAAAAGGAATTTTCCCTGCGGGATTCCGCCCTCTGCCGCATGCCAAGCATGCCATCGGCGGCATGGTATTTCCGCAGCGACAAATCGCGGCGATTGACCAAGCCGAACATCGAGACCTAAGCCGGTTCGATGTCGATTTTGATCTCCCCGATCACCTCACTCCCGAATACCCGCCTCCCATGTTCCTCAGCAATCGCCCCGATCTGGGGGATGTGTCCGGTGGCGAAGTGATCACGATCAAGAACTACTTTGGTTTGCTCAAAGGCAAGGTCACGCCGGTTCAAATGGAAGGCATGCGATTGCTGTTGACCCCATTTCCGCAACAACAATTCAATCAAACCGACGATCGCAAGGTCGCCGAACCGTCGTTGGGAGTGGCTTGTTTTGATTGTCACGTCAACGGGCACAGCAACGCGACCTTTCATCTGAACCCCGACACTCGCCCCCAGCAGAACCGATTTCGAATCGACACCGTCAGTCTACGAGGAATGTTCAACCAACAAATCCATGGATCCAAACGCTCCCTACGCAGCGTCGAAGACTTTACGGAGTTTGAACAGCGAACTGCGTATTTCGACGGCGATCATGTCACGGCAGCCAAGAAGGGCGTGCATCTCCCGAACCGCTCGGATCAAGTGGCGATGATGGCTCAGATGCAAAATATGTTGGACTTTCCTCCCGCACCCAAACTTGACATTTACGGAAAACTCATCCCGGCCAAAGCGACCGAACAAGAGCTGAGGGGACAGGATTTGTTCTTTGGAAAAGCCCGCTGTGCCGAGTGCCACCCCGCTCCGTTCTATCTCGACGACAAGATGCACGATCTCCGTGTCGACCAGTTCTACGAACCTGAAACCATCAACGGCCATCACGATGTCGCCGTCGGCGCGATCAAGACATTCACGCTACGAGGCATCAAAGATTCACCTCCCTATTTACATGACGGTCGATTGCTAACCCTCGACGATACCGTCGCCTTCTTCAACATCGTTTTGAGCTTAAAACTCAACCAGCAAGAAAGTGACGCATTGGTGGCGTTCCTGAGATGCCTCTAGCAACGATTCAAGCCGCTTAAGCCGGGAACCGAAAATTTCTCCTGTAACAATCGCCGCCATGGCTGATCATCGCCACCCCTCGTTTCCTACGTTACTTATTCGTGGAGATCACCATGCTGACGATCGAACAAACGCAGCGTTTCCAAGAAGCGATTAAACGAATCGGAGGCGACCGCAATCTGCTGGTCACCTTGGCGTCGCTGGTCAGCGACGATGCGGCTCGGCTTCAAATCGAGCTGGATCGCCAATTGCTTGAAAACCGGTTTCTCGAGGCCGTCGCCACCGGACATGCCTTGCAAGGGATGCTAAGCACCTTTGAAGTAGGCTCCCCGGTCATCGAGCTGCGAAACGTCATCAGCGTATTGCGTTCGGGCGATGGCGATCGGGCGAAGGTGCTTTGGAGCGACTGCAAACTCGCGATCGATTCCTTCATCCACGAGGTCAATGCGTTAGCAAATTCCGCGTGACGAACACCCGCTATCGTTCAACCTCGCTATCGTTCCACCTCGCGGCCGCTCTCGATTTCCAACGGCGTCGTCGCTTGCTTCTTGCGGACGACCACGTAGACGCTGTGCGGCTCAACTCGATTCACCGTCAATTCACTCGGCACGTGCTGCAAACTTTTCTCGGTTGGCAATCGCATCGGAACGCCTTCGCGAACCTCCTTCAATTCAAGTGACACCGTCATCGCCGAGAGATCGAGATGCTGGAAGGCTTTGTCCGAGCCTACGAGGGTCACTTCGGCATGGGTCATTTTGGGTTCATCGACGACCCAGTTTTCCGACAAATTCCGATACTCGATCGGCACCATCACGGTGCGTTGGACCGTTGCGGTTTGATAGGCGAAAAGAAACCACAGCAACACGGCGAGCGTCAACGAAGCCGACTTGATCGTCAGCCGATCTAAGGCCGTTCCTGGATGGGCTTCGCGCGAGACGGTTTGATTTGCCAAGAACGTCTTCAATCGATTCCCGAGTGTCTCCGGATCAACTTCCTCCAACACTCCATTGTGAGCCATCGTGATCGTTCCCCGCTCCTCCGACACCACCACGACGAGTGCATCACAACACTCGGACAATCCCAACGCGGCAGCGTGACGCGTCCCTCCACCTTGAACTTTCATCAAATTGGATGATAGCGGCAGGTGCAAACTGAGTTGCCCAATCCGTTGTTGCTCGATCAATACGGCGCCGTCGTGACCGGGCGATTCGGGGTGAAAGATGCTCAGCAGAAGCGGTTCACTAATTTCCGCATCCACCCGCACCCCGCCGCGGACATGAGGCCCCAGTGGTTCGCGGCCGGGAAACACGATCAAGGCGCCGACCTCTTGGCTCGCCAACATCGCAACGGAGTTCACAATCGTATCGAGACTCGGCTGCGAAACGACCTCCGTGCTGGATTGCCGCAGCCATCGCGATGAAGAAACCCGTTCAATGCCGTGCCGAATATCTTGCTGAAAGATCACGATGCTGGCGAAGATGGCCCCGATGATTCCATACTGGAAAATCATCGTGGTCAAGTACATCTCCAACCAACCCGCCAGCAAGTAGATCGCGACGATGAGCAAAAAAACCAAGCCTACCGATTGGGTCGCACGGTTGCACAACCAAACCAACAAGACATACATCACCATCGTCACAATGCCGATGTCGAGGGCATCGGCGATGCGAAATTGGTCTACCAGCTCACGAAGCTCACCCGCCATGGAGTTTCACTTTGTATCAAGTCGCGGGGTATCAAGTCGCGGGGTATCAAGTCGCGGGGTATCAAGTCGCGGGGTATCAAGTCGCGGGGTATCGTCGCGGGGCTCAGGTTGCGCAACACCGCGTTATCGGTACGCACGTCGATGGGTACGTTGCGTTAGGCGATCGGGCCGCGTCGGCCCATGACCAAACTAACGAGAAACAATACCAAAAAGACGACGAACAAAACTTTTGCGATGCTCGCTGCAGTTCCCGCAACGACTCCAAAACCAAGTACCGCAGCAATCAACGCGATGACAAGAAAAGTTAACGCCCAGCCTAACATGGCAATCCCCTTGTGTTTCAATAGTCCAACGTGGCTGTGAACTTCACTTGCCACTGGAATCAATATGTATGCAAGTGGTGTGCCAGTGCTGGCAGAACTCTTCGTTTATGCGGACCACTCCTCACTCCTCACTCCTCACTCCTCACTCCTCACTCCGCTGTGTTTCTCCGCTGCCGCCGTTCGCGGTGCGATGAGGGAGCGGCCGCTCTGGATTTTCTGCGAATCGGGCCGTCAGCTTGGGATGCGAAAAAACACTTTTGATTTGGGCCACCGACGGCGGCTTGACCAAGTGCAAATCAAAGCCCGCGGCACGCGAGTTCCTGCGGTCTTCCTCTTGACCATAGCCCGTCAAGGCAACCAGCAACACATCGTCAAATTCGGCTTGCCGGCGGATCTCTCGGGCGACTTGATGGCCATCCATGCCTGGCAACCCAATATCGAGGAACACCACTTGCGGCTTGAAATCATGGATCTTCGCGAGCAACGTTGCCCCATCCGCCGCCGTCTCGACCTCATGTTCCCCCACTTTCATCAGCAATGCTTTGAGCAACCAGGCCGCTGATCGGTTGTCGTCCACAACGCAGATGCGATGCGGGGGAACTTGGGCGTCCTCCGGCAGTGCAGCGGAGGGTTGGTCAACCGCGTTGGCCAGCGGCAAACACACCACAAACGTGCTGCCGTGACCGAGCCCGTCACTATGTGCCGAGACCGTGCCGCCATGCATTTCGACCAACCGTTGCACTAGCGTCAATCCAATCCCCAGCCCACCTTGAGCTCGATCGAGCGATCGGGATGACTGGGTAAACAGATCGAACACCTGCGGTAAAAGCTCTTCCTCGATCCCCACCCCGGTATCCCGCACGGTGATCACCGCCATCTCGTTGCGACGTTCGACGGTCAGTTCAATCTTGCCTCCCGCGTCCATGTACTTCGAAGCATTTGTCAATAAGTTTTGGAGCACTTGAACGATTCGCACCGGATCGGCGTTTAGGTACATCGAGTCGCTCTCCAGATGGACCGTGAGCTGTTGTTGGCGGCTGTCCACGGTCGACTGTACCGCGTTCACCGAGCGTTTGACGAGATCCGCCAACGGGACGGATTCTTTGCGAAGCTCCACTTTGCCACGCATGATTCTCGAGACGTCCAACAGATCGTCGACCAATCGCACGACATGCTCCACTTGGTCCTGCATCAACTCGACGATCTCTCGGTGGCCGCCGGATTCCATCGCCAACAGATCGAGGCCACTGCGAATCGGCGCCAACGGATTTCGCAGCTCGTGTGCGAGCATGGCTAAAAACTCATCTTTACGACGGTCGGCCTCGCGTACCTGTTGGTATAGCAGCGCGTTCTGAATCGCAATTGCCGCACGTTGGGCAAGGTCGGTGGCCATGGCCAAGTCGGTTTCGTTATAGCGACGCCCCGACTCCGCCCCCACAAAGGTGAGGCCCCCTAGCACTTTGTCTTTCACTCGCAACGGCACGCACATGTACGAGGTCAATGAAAGCTGTCTCATCATTGCCAAGTGCTCTTCGTCCTGCGCCACCCTTTCCAACAGCGAATCAGGAATCTCCGTCGCCAACTCGGGTTCGCCCGTACGAAACACCTTCATGACTCCATGCGCGGCATTCGGGCTGGGCGGGTAACGTCGATACAGCTCATCGGCTAGACGGACCTTTTCTGGATCGACGTGCGCCACCGCTACTCGCTGTATCGTCCCATCGGGTTGGAGCATATCCACCGCACACCAGTCGGCAAAATGGGGCACCGAGAGGGCTGCGATTTTCTGTAACGTCGACCTGTAATCGACCAACGTCGACAATGACCGGCTCGACTCGGCCAAAAATCGCAACGTCTGCTCCAAATGCTTTTGCTCGGTGATGTCGGAACAAATGCCGATCATGCGGATCGGATGGCCATCCTCGTCGCGGAACAGTCGCCCTCGCGACTCAAGCCAATGAACGCTAGCGTCGGGCCACACAATCCGGTACTCAAGATGATGGATCTGCCCTTGCTGAACCGTCTCTTGGATGGACGCCAAAACCCGTTCCCGATCCTGCGGATGAATATCCCGTTGATAAGCCTCGAACGATCTTTCAAAACTGCCTTCGGCGAGCCCATGGATTTTTTCTAAGGTGGAGGACCAAATCACGTTCCCACTTGCAATATTCCATTCCCAGCTGCCCATGCGCCCGGCATCGAGCGCGAGCCGCAGCCGCTCTTCGCTTTCTCTCAACTCCTGCCGACTGAGGCGAAGTTTGTTCTCGGCGTGACATCGCTCGAGGAACTGGACTAATTGGGAAGCCACCGTCCCCATCATCTCGATCAAATCTTGATCACGCGGACGCACCTCGGAACTGTACAACTCGATCACACCAAAGGAGGCCTCCCCCATTCCAATCGGATAGGCGAACGCGGTGTGCCAGCCGTTCTGAGTTGTTGTCGGATCGCGTCCAAAACGCGGGTCCTCTACGACGTCGGGAATCCACTGCGGTTGTTGGCTTTGCCAAACGTGGCCGCAAAGCCCTTCGCCATGCTGGCATGTTACCGAAAGCGAATCAACCAACCGAGTCACCGAGTCCGATGGACGCGCATGCCACGCTTGCACGAGACGCAATTGATCTCGGTCCGACTCGACTTGCCAAAAAAAGACGGCATCCCAATTCAAAACCGAACCGAGCACCGCTAAGATTTCTTGGATCGCTTGCTCGGCATTCTTTTCCGAAGCGATCACT
Encoded proteins:
- a CDS encoding DUF1328 domain-containing protein — its product is MLGWALTFLVIALIAAVLGFGVVAGTAASIAKVLFVVFLVLFLVSLVMGRRGPIA
- a CDS encoding PAS domain S-box protein gives rise to the protein MMSPDGFVSLANRFSEAALLVSGDGIVLAANRSFHDFQLASPPLPGCHLSALATTPERDVRSYLRDCARNRDPVVGALTFKTLQGEEIVFRCDGSILHHEEDRRASQLMIKLVPRDRSSTQFAVLTQKIADLNEEMRRRKQLQSDLLAQSESLRVTLSSIGDGVIVSDTNGLVTFMNPVAETLTGWRQSEAVGQPVTNVFQIVDEASRQPEEDPSSRAIREGAIVELANRSVLISKDLTERPIDDSAAPIHDREGHVLGVVLVFRDVSQRRAAEIEQGRLAALVDSSDDAILGFTFKGVITDWNAGAEKLFGFSAEETVGQSMLSSIVPEEEKTSFLETLRRVELGDRIEPFETVRLRKNGQLVPVAIRVSPILDSAKRVVGASAIDRDISKQKTFDLRRNALLAVTQVIASEKNAEQAIQEILAVLGSVLNWDAVFFWQVESDRDQLRLVQAWHARPSDSVTRLVDSLSVTCQHGEGLCGHVWQSQQPQWIPDVVEDPRFGRDPTTTQNGWHTAFAYPIGMGEASFGVIELYSSEVRPRDQDLIEMMGTVASQLVQFLERCHAENKLRLSRQELRESEERLRLALDAGRMGSWEWNIASGNVIWSSTLEKIHGLAEGSFERSFEAYQRDIHPQDRERVLASIQETVQQGQIHHLEYRIVWPDASVHWLESRGRLFRDEDGHPIRMIGICSDITEQKHLEQTLRFLAESSRSLSTLVDYRSTLQKIAALSVPHFADWCAVDMLQPDGTIQRVAVAHVDPEKVRLADELYRRYPPSPNAAHGVMKVFRTGEPELATEIPDSLLERVAQDEEHLAMMRQLSLTSYMCVPLRVKDKVLGGLTFVGAESGRRYNETDLAMATDLAQRAAIAIQNALLYQQVREADRRKDEFLAMLAHELRNPLAPIRSGLDLLAMESGGHREIVELMQDQVEHVVRLVDDLLDVSRIMRGKVELRKESVPLADLVKRSVNAVQSTVDSRQQQLTVHLESDSMYLNADPVRIVQVLQNLLTNASKYMDAGGKIELTVERRNEMAVITVRDTGVGIEEELLPQVFDLFTQSSRSLDRAQGGLGIGLTLVQRLVEMHGGTVSAHSDGLGHGSTFVVCLPLANAVDQPSAALPEDAQVPPHRICVVDDNRSAAWLLKALLMKVGEHEVETAADGATLLAKIHDFKPQVVFLDIGLPGMDGHQVAREIRRQAEFDDVLLVALTGYGQEEDRRNSRAAGFDLHLVKPPSVAQIKSVFSHPKLTARFAENPERPLPHRTANGGSGETQRSEE
- a CDS encoding diadenylate cyclase; translated protein: MAGELRELVDQFRIADALDIGIVTMVMYVLLVWLCNRATQSVGLVFLLIVAIYLLAGWLEMYLTTMIFQYGIIGAIFASIVIFQQDIRHGIERVSSSRWLRQSSTEVVSQPSLDTIVNSVAMLASQEVGALIVFPGREPLGPHVRGGVRVDAEISEPLLLSIFHPESPGHDGAVLIEQQRIGQLSLHLPLSSNLMKVQGGGTRHAAALGLSECCDALVVVVSEERGTITMAHNGVLEEVDPETLGNRLKTFLANQTVSREAHPGTALDRLTIKSASLTLAVLLWFLFAYQTATVQRTVMVPIEYRNLSENWVVDEPKMTHAEVTLVGSDKAFQHLDLSAMTVSLELKEVREGVPMRLPTEKSLQHVPSELTVNRVEPHSVYVVVRKKQATTPLEIESGREVER
- a CDS encoding MgtC/SapB family protein, which encodes MHRTRMVTSKHGHGASLGIPPFCFQRQQPESSEFTLEPARDRRHAMQDQLQQIGIVAIAGALGAIVGFEREFADKPAGLRTHIFVGAASAMLMLLGDGVLDQFQQEDRGGLSADPIRIIQAIVVGISFLGAGTIIHHQDKRVEGLTTAASILLTAGIGIAVAVGQLIFAVSISILAVLVLTLVGGIERRIARHVRKRTATRQSEFNKPAEGEEQLERDSQSKPPRPLQ
- a CDS encoding PRC-barrel domain-containing protein, giving the protein MKRNSLTAVTMAFAIGMMTVNATAQDTTNPVRDKTRGPNAGKLDEKTSGANIRVSQLIGMNIQNDQGESVGEINDLVIDSSSGKVRYAAVTYGGIIGIGNKLFAVPFEAFQVQPDPDDPDDLDDYVLVLNVTQKQLEGAQGFDEDHWPNMADKNFVRELNQRYGVERNRKNRNRLRGVDVDVNRNGVDIDVEREKK
- a CDS encoding cytochrome B6, with the protein product MKTATTGVCGTLIFLVITMAIPGVAQETEAPQPETYMPVVVADFEVILAKDKAEKSAVMAKHQSLLEQRYDLADSPSDVMMSGGRKAVQQGVRVKLPEGVSWSQLSVATAERVREKGIFPAGFRPLPHAKHAIGGMVFPQRQIAAIDQAEHRDLSRFDVDFDLPDHLTPEYPPPMFLSNRPDLGDVSGGEVITIKNYFGLLKGKVTPVQMEGMRLLLTPFPQQQFNQTDDRKVAEPSLGVACFDCHVNGHSNATFHLNPDTRPQQNRFRIDTVSLRGMFNQQIHGSKRSLRSVEDFTEFEQRTAYFDGDHVTAAKKGVHLPNRSDQVAMMAQMQNMLDFPPAPKLDIYGKLIPAKATEQELRGQDLFFGKARCAECHPAPFYLDDKMHDLRVDQFYEPETINGHHDVAVGAIKTFTLRGIKDSPPYLHDGRLLTLDDTVAFFNIVLSLKLNQQESDALVAFLRCL